In Providencia rettgeri, the following proteins share a genomic window:
- a CDS encoding filamentous hemagglutinin N-terminal domain-containing protein — protein MKKTILFTLLTCTLYHHSSLAGSPDISKAKVINIEAPLKNNISFNTFESLSSNDDGLIFNNDINSNNKLNNKAARLIFAEVTGTEASQLQGILGIKGQRANLVIANPNGISWKDGTVDNINSLSLIAGKFEKKYVKNKDKDNQLEPQKLEDYNQLKFSTQPASQISISQQQGNPIQLAKLNVVADQIKLQNSLNIHSAIQNYISASGNSTLSPSEGIVKYSSKFKTDIPYIQGNHLELNEQATLTGRNIVLESHQYQCKDSFLCPQNKVDIQGVINTMSFSVRGDADIIFSDKGIIKIGKNQQALIAKTAN, from the coding sequence ATGAAGAAAACCATATTATTCACTCTATTAACTTGTACTTTATATCACCACTCATCATTGGCCGGATCCCCTGATATTTCTAAGGCAAAGGTCATTAATATAGAAGCCCCTCTAAAAAACAACATTTCATTTAATACATTTGAAAGTCTCTCATCTAATGACGATGGCTTAATTTTTAATAATGATATTAACAGTAATAACAAACTTAATAATAAGGCAGCAAGGCTTATTTTTGCAGAAGTTACAGGGACTGAAGCAAGCCAACTGCAAGGAATATTAGGTATTAAAGGGCAGCGCGCTAACCTTGTTATTGCGAATCCTAATGGCATTTCATGGAAAGATGGCACCGTTGATAATATTAATAGCCTCTCCTTAATTGCCGGTAAGTTTGAAAAAAAATATGTGAAAAACAAAGATAAAGATAACCAGCTCGAACCCCAAAAATTGGAAGACTATAACCAATTGAAGTTTTCAACGCAGCCAGCTAGCCAAATCAGTATTAGTCAGCAGCAAGGCAACCCAATTCAACTAGCAAAATTAAATGTCGTTGCAGACCAAATAAAGCTGCAAAATTCCCTTAATATTCACTCTGCCATACAAAACTATATCAGCGCATCTGGCAATAGCACCCTTTCCCCTAGTGAAGGCATTGTCAAATACAGCTCAAAATTCAAAACTGATATTCCATATATTCAAGGTAATCATTTAGAGCTAAATGAACAGGCTACATTGACAGGACGTAACATTGTGCTTGAAAGCCACCAATATCAATGTAAAGACAGTTTTCTTTGTCCACAAAATAAAGTCGATATTCAAGGGGTTATAAATACGATGAGTTTCTCTGTACGTGGAGATGCAGATATTATATTTTCAGATAAAGGCATCATAAAAATAGGGAAAAATCAGCAAGCCCTTATCGCTAAAACAGCGAACTAA
- a CDS encoding DASS family sodium-coupled anion symporter has translation MDASESLTPSVSPTPSNKRGWIILAVDIVLLILLLKYLPFDDKANAGLAMMVFIGVLWLTEAIHVTITALCIPILAVGLGLMNTGEALKSFANPIIFLFFGGFALATALHIQGLDRLIANRLLMAARGRLSVAVLLLFGVTALLSMWISNTATAAMMLPLVLGILSNLDVRHERNTFVFVLLGVAYSASIGGLGTIVGSPPNAIAAAALGLDFLSWMKYGVPIMVVLLPMMFVLMYMMLRPNLKHRFEIELEHVKWNGKRITAMGIFLFAVVCWITSTFISDALGGVKDLDTVIAMIAAILIGITGVASWSQIQKNTEWGVLMLFGGGLTLSAILSSSGASKIMADWMQMTFGESHWFVIILAVTAFIIILTEFTSNTASAALLVPIFATVAEALGMPVIVLTMIIGIGASCAFMLPVATPPNAIVFGSGYIRQIEMVRVGAVLNVACILVISLFAWFVWM, from the coding sequence ATGGACGCTTCAGAATCGTTAACACCATCAGTGAGCCCTACGCCCTCGAACAAACGAGGGTGGATAATCTTAGCTGTTGATATCGTATTATTAATTCTATTACTAAAATATTTACCATTCGATGACAAAGCGAATGCAGGTCTTGCAATGATGGTTTTCATTGGTGTGCTTTGGTTAACTGAAGCTATCCACGTCACCATTACTGCATTGTGTATTCCTATCTTAGCCGTCGGCTTAGGGCTGATGAATACAGGGGAGGCATTGAAATCATTTGCAAACCCAATCATTTTCTTATTCTTCGGTGGCTTTGCGCTAGCGACAGCTCTACATATCCAAGGTCTTGATAGGCTAATTGCTAATCGCTTACTTATGGCTGCTCGTGGGCGTTTATCAGTAGCGGTACTATTACTGTTTGGTGTAACCGCGTTACTGTCTATGTGGATTAGTAACACAGCGACCGCAGCAATGATGCTGCCGTTAGTATTAGGTATACTGTCTAATCTTGATGTCCGCCATGAGCGCAATACTTTTGTGTTTGTTCTATTAGGTGTTGCTTATAGTGCAAGTATTGGTGGTTTAGGTACGATTGTCGGTAGCCCACCAAACGCAATTGCAGCAGCAGCTTTAGGTTTAGATTTCTTATCCTGGATGAAATACGGTGTTCCAATCATGGTAGTGTTGCTGCCTATGATGTTCGTATTGATGTACATGATGCTTCGACCTAACTTAAAACATCGCTTTGAAATTGAATTAGAGCATGTGAAATGGAATGGTAAACGTATTACTGCAATGGGGATTTTCCTGTTTGCGGTTGTTTGCTGGATCACCAGTACTTTCATTAGTGATGCGTTAGGTGGTGTGAAAGATTTAGACACCGTTATTGCAATGATTGCAGCTATCTTAATTGGTATAACTGGCGTAGCTAGTTGGTCTCAAATTCAAAAAAATACTGAGTGGGGCGTATTGATGCTGTTTGGTGGAGGTTTAACACTCAGCGCAATCTTAAGCTCTTCTGGCGCAAGTAAAATCATGGCAGACTGGATGCAAATGACATTTGGTGAAAGCCACTGGTTCGTTATTATTCTTGCTGTTACTGCTTTTATCATCATTCTGACTGAGTTTACTAGTAATACAGCGAGCGCAGCTTTATTGGTACCTATTTTTGCAACCGTTGCTGAAGCATTAGGTATGCCTGTGATTGTCTTAACAATGATCATCGGTATTGGTGCATCTTGCGCATTCATGTTACCTGTTGCTACACCACCAAATGCGATTGTGTTTGGTTCAGGCTATATTAGGCAGATTGAGATGGTACGTGTCGGTGCGGTATTGAATGTGGCCTGTATCCTAGTTATTTCATTGTTTGCTTGGTTTGTCTGGATGTAA
- a CDS encoding TcdA/TcdB pore-forming domain-containing protein → MKNDKTKSLVTITENNIIRSNKIANLKEVSKKLTIDTSELINSSGIVEKGKVEFIKTKDKRYVVRYLNDSKNKPTINSYFLSYNKTDQSHFYPYYIDIPKNPSDSFFLFTDTLDKHSLIITDYDKDHYRVYHDCRTNSSILYDNVVMAVDYKDYHIKGKESGNATAYMQYINNEWQLYYQRQETKYYEGKKTLILRENSRLVQKSPSKEVNNKKEFLKYRDAVHQETLSLANELNIEVKKIDSGLYIQDKDSLESTINNTWRDLNAVIYKKLNRNISILDEVQNRWRHKIKQLSKTSVSERLQIKALQQKIIQSDIYISLYQNRYSKALVEARQVERSWLWWQLKEKYGMNAVVKTGELIIQGGSDENKKTVNERYENLVFVHKNSNNIPFRRRFSEGMEDFNEVNISGINRKMSSLELKKLYLTLELSPIERGALYRRISEISHEEYIKYVLSETSKVSKLFYSFNSLSNRLMPQDFYLSLMGGETKGRCYPLVRAMSVALARDGQNGADVLINKLFIASANPKDKDSILLKSALEKLHSNVDAVEASFSHGRMGIEETQNLLDVGEKTVMFAINSQNHSMLIGKVVGNDQSHYYFYDPNFGLFTFNSSQELFIAFKMYMVEHKMADFYSAFGSAKKPHFEIITISTEDMAIVSVGNGLKVSHLSDSNELSQLAKREQESRRVIEKQDTIKNDLQLQGTLSILEAEQWGDRLDNSIKGLLFEYQMTKKWIPIFSTLQETKNGKYRLQFVNYDDPEKSHWVETEDTTFLEFNHYYNKKMEGFKAYSHLEENDIKLKEFSSDTHTFDGLNTGIAVQSLIQWYSDENNSIKPIETDGFNLAIALKIHGYINHGMISHGIMSDLSKIIGVIRKGLKNNLTVESKAINIFSSSLVRTANESTAILFNGALVGIDVYELSQAKNEPQKVIFGTQLAFDSANLITGGASLGAGLLGASGVSTFMSGAGVICAGLSIGFTSLARNFVVIGEDAKSVGHYFYMLDQAYQSNGYDYLTKKKIATPKFGAVFKRIDLKNNQIEFDSQYIYRTTSHSAGGGRKNYIFWAGNFPTMLHDRQQALNIRQGIGYSNSYREFDYLEAEIVVLPTTPKSYIKYNYNLWPGATTRHDNGFDIIRRLENTDKFDYDFYIFPSENTITQIFHEYVDTPIEVNLDDNYRYVVVPKIPNEWYGKLNYSIKGNGGVYKIAPQLGTKITLFDESGSKSPSNWFIDGAFFENNEIIIHHNKVVISGVEVNFSPSMSKDNILYINNNNEIYKIDFLNLGYYLISEDGHKWAGKGDELSAHLDKLNSQHKFNSQYIIIENYQYKGRNVGRAFYQVSTGRYIFTHSSDDKTNSADSFVIIGDLFYLYSKKYNLIWAINSDNKIKSKYMLINNQGNSFELMNLWENNGAVYFSCRYQDHDLPQVVTYMIDGDNIILIGISVDELTYYRLSEGQDKIPKKMLEQVLDKYLLSVKDHEKLVSDKNANPSNFAEIILITGVDKNNRVYHDWLKSGDGTVIKSNVISYLDSMDNKNTRLNKLSQPKDIILVANLIDENDNEVFYFYSQDNSLIYRQVGSAPNISQIGKQQVKYIEVSNVDSIVFSHGILLVINQDGIVNQITAKGEMNNFAINENWFDKNVVWWGNLKEVNNKMNSYLLLGLKRMDNNEVIPAWYDNGNIIIAHQLSSKNTLQYLGIDNKSSAAIIYDISSKRLYWQPLATTIELEKAFTGNKMYNPASLPSLYEIYPNMRFEAVKKLADGLLMYTSNNEILYHDSAIAHADGNKRGFLSSLLIKGGNQKDIINPPVIDNVKNIVLSAGNEQDSYVISRAAWLHYQVIVINNHASDYLTDTLVLPVDDMGSLVVSRFNDDLILTDINTNSMLLINKAFELNAEKYQHLQLRFLNSTEEIKVKAIVENYGLTGVFLSETSKFDKSSEEIALRNENQLLQLADSTVSLNNDESTFSNQRIVHSPLINPPLYIGHIL, encoded by the coding sequence ATGAAAAATGATAAAACTAAATCATTAGTAACTATTACAGAAAATAATATTATTCGCAGCAATAAAATAGCCAATTTAAAAGAGGTGTCAAAGAAATTAACGATAGACACAAGTGAGTTAATAAATTCGAGTGGTATTGTTGAAAAAGGAAAAGTGGAATTTATTAAAACAAAAGATAAACGTTATGTTGTGAGGTATTTAAATGATAGTAAAAATAAGCCTACAATTAATAGCTATTTTTTGAGTTATAACAAAACCGACCAAAGCCATTTCTATCCATACTATATTGATATTCCTAAAAATCCATCAGACAGTTTCTTTTTATTTACAGATACGCTAGATAAACATTCTTTAATTATCACTGATTATGATAAAGATCATTATCGGGTGTATCATGATTGCCGTACTAATAGTTCTATATTATATGACAATGTTGTCATGGCAGTTGATTATAAGGATTACCATATTAAAGGTAAGGAAAGTGGAAATGCAACGGCTTACATGCAGTATATTAATAATGAATGGCAACTATACTACCAAAGGCAAGAGACAAAATATTATGAAGGAAAAAAAACCTTAATATTAAGAGAAAATAGTCGGTTAGTACAAAAATCACCTAGTAAGGAAGTTAATAATAAAAAAGAATTTCTAAAATATAGAGATGCAGTACACCAAGAAACATTGTCATTAGCAAATGAGCTAAATATCGAAGTGAAGAAAATAGATAGTGGTCTCTATATTCAAGATAAAGATTCTCTAGAAAGTACCATAAATAATACGTGGAGAGATTTGAATGCAGTAATTTATAAAAAATTGAATAGAAACATTTCAATATTAGATGAGGTTCAAAATAGGTGGAGACATAAAATAAAACAATTATCTAAAACCTCAGTCAGTGAAAGATTACAAATCAAAGCTTTACAACAAAAAATAATACAGAGTGATATCTACATTAGCCTTTATCAAAACCGTTACAGTAAAGCTTTGGTAGAAGCCCGACAAGTTGAACGTAGTTGGTTATGGTGGCAGCTAAAAGAAAAATATGGAATGAATGCGGTTGTAAAGACAGGGGAGCTGATTATTCAAGGAGGAAGTGATGAAAACAAAAAAACGGTTAATGAGCGTTATGAAAATTTAGTTTTTGTGCATAAGAATTCAAACAATATTCCATTTAGACGACGTTTTAGCGAAGGTATGGAAGATTTTAATGAAGTAAATATTTCAGGTATTAATAGAAAAATGTCGTCTTTAGAATTAAAAAAGTTGTACTTAACATTGGAGCTTAGCCCGATAGAGCGTGGGGCATTGTATCGACGAATTAGTGAAATTAGCCATGAAGAATACATAAAGTATGTATTGAGCGAAACAAGTAAAGTCAGCAAGTTGTTTTATTCCTTTAATAGCCTATCAAACCGGTTAATGCCACAAGACTTCTATTTGTCACTTATGGGGGGAGAAACTAAGGGGCGATGTTATCCATTAGTTAGAGCAATGTCTGTAGCATTAGCTAGAGATGGACAAAATGGTGCAGATGTATTAATTAATAAGCTATTTATTGCTTCTGCGAATCCAAAAGATAAAGACTCAATACTACTTAAATCAGCGCTAGAGAAGCTCCATTCAAATGTTGATGCGGTTGAAGCTTCTTTTTCTCATGGCCGGATGGGAATTGAAGAGACGCAAAATTTATTGGATGTAGGGGAAAAAACAGTAATGTTTGCGATTAATAGCCAAAATCATTCCATGCTGATTGGAAAAGTGGTGGGAAATGACCAATCACATTACTATTTTTATGACCCTAACTTTGGGCTATTTACATTTAATAGCAGTCAAGAACTCTTCATCGCTTTTAAAATGTATATGGTTGAACACAAAATGGCTGATTTTTATTCGGCATTTGGTAGCGCTAAAAAACCTCACTTTGAAATTATTACAATTTCAACTGAAGATATGGCGATTGTCTCTGTTGGTAATGGTTTAAAAGTAAGTCACTTAAGTGATTCAAATGAACTTAGTCAGTTAGCTAAAAGAGAGCAAGAGAGCCGCCGAGTCATTGAAAAGCAGGATACAATAAAAAATGACCTCCAGTTACAAGGAACTCTCAGCATTTTAGAGGCAGAACAATGGGGGGACAGGCTAGATAATTCAATAAAAGGTTTGTTATTTGAGTATCAAATGACGAAAAAGTGGATCCCTATTTTTTCTACTTTACAAGAAACAAAGAATGGAAAATATCGTCTACAGTTCGTTAATTATGACGATCCAGAAAAAAGTCATTGGGTAGAAACGGAAGATACCACTTTTTTAGAGTTTAACCATTACTATAATAAAAAGATGGAAGGATTTAAAGCGTATTCCCATCTTGAAGAAAACGATATTAAGCTAAAAGAGTTTAGCAGTGACACTCACACTTTTGATGGATTAAATACGGGAATTGCTGTTCAATCACTCATTCAATGGTATTCGGATGAAAATAATAGTATTAAACCAATCGAAACTGATGGTTTTAATTTAGCCATTGCTCTAAAAATACATGGTTATATTAATCATGGCATGATCTCACACGGCATAATGAGTGATTTATCTAAAATTATAGGGGTTATTCGAAAAGGATTAAAAAATAATTTAACAGTAGAGTCTAAAGCCATTAATATTTTTTCTTCCTCATTGGTGCGAACAGCGAATGAAAGTACAGCGATTTTATTCAATGGTGCATTAGTTGGTATTGATGTATATGAGCTATCCCAAGCAAAAAACGAACCACAGAAGGTTATTTTTGGTACACAACTTGCCTTTGACTCAGCAAACTTGATAACGGGTGGTGCGAGTTTAGGAGCTGGGCTTCTAGGGGCTAGCGGGGTATCAACATTTATGAGTGGAGCTGGCGTTATTTGCGCTGGTTTGAGTATTGGCTTCACAAGTTTAGCTCGTAATTTTGTCGTTATAGGTGAAGATGCAAAATCTGTCGGCCATTATTTTTATATGTTAGATCAAGCTTATCAAAGTAATGGATATGACTATTTGACTAAGAAAAAAATAGCAACACCAAAATTTGGTGCGGTGTTTAAAAGAATAGATCTTAAAAATAACCAAATAGAATTTGATAGCCAGTATATTTATAGAACAACTTCACATTCTGCAGGGGGAGGGCGAAAAAATTATATTTTTTGGGCCGGTAATTTCCCTACAATGCTTCATGACCGGCAACAAGCTCTAAACATACGTCAAGGTATTGGTTATTCAAATAGCTATAGAGAATTTGATTATTTAGAGGCTGAAATAGTTGTTTTACCAACGACACCTAAATCTTACATTAAATATAATTATAATCTGTGGCCTGGTGCAACAACACGGCATGATAATGGATTTGATATTATTCGTCGCTTAGAAAACACAGATAAATTTGACTATGATTTTTATATTTTTCCAAGTGAGAATACAATAACACAAATATTCCATGAGTATGTAGATACACCAATAGAAGTAAATCTGGATGATAACTATCGTTATGTGGTTGTTCCTAAAATTCCTAATGAATGGTACGGAAAGTTGAATTATTCTATTAAGGGAAATGGTGGGGTATATAAAATAGCACCTCAATTAGGAACGAAAATTACATTATTTGATGAATCTGGTTCTAAATCACCTTCTAATTGGTTTATTGATGGCGCGTTTTTTGAAAATAATGAAATAATAATCCATCATAATAAAGTTGTTATTTCTGGAGTAGAAGTTAATTTTTCGCCATCAATGTCTAAAGATAATATATTGTATATTAATAATAATAATGAGATTTATAAAATTGATTTTTTGAATTTAGGTTACTATCTTATTAGTGAAGATGGTCATAAGTGGGCAGGTAAGGGGGATGAATTATCTGCACATTTGGATAAGTTAAATTCTCAACACAAGTTTAATAGCCAATATATAATAATTGAAAATTATCAATATAAGGGGAGGAATGTGGGGCGTGCATTTTATCAGGTATCCACAGGTCGTTATATTTTCACTCATTCTTCTGATGATAAAACGAACAGCGCGGACTCTTTTGTTATTATTGGTGATTTATTTTATCTTTATTCTAAAAAATACAATTTAATATGGGCGATTAATTCAGATAATAAAATAAAATCCAAGTATATGCTAATTAATAATCAGGGAAATTCTTTTGAGTTAATGAATCTATGGGAAAACAATGGAGCTGTTTATTTTTCATGTCGCTATCAAGATCATGATCTACCGCAAGTTGTGACCTATATGATTGACGGCGATAACATTATACTCATTGGTATTTCTGTTGATGAGTTAACATACTACCGATTATCTGAAGGGCAAGATAAAATACCTAAGAAAATGTTAGAACAGGTTTTAGATAAGTATCTACTATCAGTGAAGGATCATGAAAAACTCGTTAGTGATAAAAATGCAAACCCATCAAATTTCGCGGAAATAATACTCATCACCGGTGTTGATAAGAATAACCGCGTTTATCACGATTGGCTGAAATCTGGCGATGGTACGGTTATTAAGTCAAATGTCATTTCTTATTTAGACTCTATGGATAACAAAAATACGCGCCTCAATAAATTAAGTCAACCTAAAGATATTATATTGGTCGCGAATCTAATTGATGAAAATGATAATGAGGTGTTTTATTTTTATAGTCAAGATAATAGCCTGATTTATCGTCAGGTTGGTTCTGCTCCTAATATATCTCAAATAGGTAAGCAACAAGTTAAGTACATTGAGGTTTCTAATGTAGATAGTATTGTTTTTTCTCACGGGATACTCCTTGTTATTAATCAAGATGGTATTGTTAATCAAATTACAGCTAAAGGAGAAATGAATAACTTTGCAATAAATGAAAATTGGTTTGATAAAAATGTGGTCTGGTGGGGAAATTTAAAGGAAGTAAATAATAAAATGAATTCATATTTATTACTTGGCCTTAAAAGAATGGATAATAATGAAGTTATACCTGCTTGGTATGATAATGGAAATATTATTATTGCTCACCAGTTATCCTCTAAAAACACATTACAATATTTAGGAATAGATAATAAATCGTCTGCTGCTATTATTTATGATATATCAAGTAAGCGACTTTATTGGCAGCCTTTAGCAACAACTATCGAGTTAGAGAAAGCTTTTACTGGAAATAAAATGTATAACCCAGCTTCATTACCATCTTTGTATGAAATATACCCTAACATGAGATTTGAAGCAGTCAAAAAATTAGCTGACGGGTTGCTCATGTATACTTCAAATAATGAAATTTTATATCACGATAGTGCGATTGCTCATGCAGATGGTAATAAAAGAGGGTTTCTCTCTTCATTGCTCATTAAAGGTGGAAATCAAAAAGACATCATTAATCCTCCCGTTATTGATAATGTCAAAAATATTGTCTTGAGCGCTGGAAATGAACAAGATAGCTATGTTATTTCCCGAGCGGCTTGGCTACATTATCAAGTGATTGTTATTAATAATCATGCAAGTGATTATTTAACCGATACTCTCGTTTTACCTGTAGATGATATGGGATCATTAGTTGTAAGCCGTTTTAACGATGATCTTATTCTTACTGATATCAACACTAATAGTATGTTATTAATTAATAAGGCTTTTGAACTAAATGCTGAAAAGTATCAGCATTTGCAACTGCGGTTTTTAAATTCAACAGAAGAAATCAAAGTAAAAGCGATAGTAGAAAACTATGGGCTTACTGGTGTTTTTTTGTCCGAAACCAGTAAATTTGATAAAAGTAGTGAAGAAATCGCACTGAGAAATGAAAATCAATTGTTACAGCTGGCAGATTCAACAGTGTCGTTGAATAACGATGAGAGTACATTTAGCAATCAGCGCATTGTCCATTCCCCTTTAATAAATCCCCCTCTTTACATCGGGCATATATTATAA